A stretch of the Uranotaenia lowii strain MFRU-FL chromosome 3, ASM2978415v1, whole genome shotgun sequence genome encodes the following:
- the LOC129753550 gene encoding uncharacterized protein K02A2.6-like isoform X1: MMEDGRPIPPFRCNQIETGRLAKEWRSWKDALECYFAAYGIMDQQTMKAKLLHLGGPALQTVFKNLKDKDHVPMVCLVPRYYDAAIEKLDDFFEPQHQCTSERSKLRKMKQSPGERFADYIIRLKQQVTECGFDKYGSEIQGILTDIYLTDVVLEGCRSNEVRRRILMKDLAFAEIEALGVSQEGIDQQIEAISNDQHPSVNYTGQQQSKRQIGKIPGKRFQERKRYDDQVDSRICFNCGKKGHISKSRWCLARGKECRKCRRYGHLEECCRQNTQPRNQNQVRLVEENVAKETNSNQQPGNSETPEKVYYAFYSGNESNVIPCTIGGIDLEMLVDSGADANLISDSVWHSMKGKQVKVKSSTRGSNKILRSYGRDDPLIILGSFWANIIVGNKNIDAEFLVVQGGQRCLLGDKTAKDLGVLKVGLAVNQVERSLRPFTKISGVQAKIRMKSDAVPVFQPMRRIPLPLEAAVSRKLDELIKRDIIEVKEGPTSWVSPLVVVGKANGEPRLCLDLRRVNENIIREHHPMPVVDDYLARLGRGKIWSKLDIREAFLQIELAEDSKDITTFITSRGLFRFKRLCFGLATAPELFQKAMDEILSGCPGTHWYLDDVIIEGVDLKEHDERLEEVQ, encoded by the exons Atg ATGGAGGATGGAAGGCCAATCCCACCGTTCCGGTGCAACCAAATTGAAACCGGTAGATTGGCTAAGGAATGGCGTTCCTGGAAAGACGCTTTGGAATGCTACTTCGCTGCATATGGCATAATGGATCAGCAAACTATGAAGGCCAAGCTTTTGCACCTTGGGGGACCAGCACTTCAAACGGTCTTCAAAAATCTTAAGGACAAAGACCACGTACCGATGGTTTGCTTGGTGCCGAGATACTATGACGCTGCCATAGAGAAATTGGACGATTTCTTCGAGCCACAACACCAGTGCACTTCGGAGAGGAGCAAGCTCCGGAAGATGAAGCAAAGCCCGGGAGAAAGATTTGCTGATTACATTATCCGGTTGAAACAGCAAGTTACTGAATGTGGGTTTGATAAATATGGCAGCGAAATACAGGGTATCCTGACCGATATTTATCTAACGGATGTAGTCCTAGAAGGATGCAGGTCTAACGAAGTACGCAGACGAATTTTGATGAAGGATCTTGCTTTCGCGGAAATCGAAGCCCTGGGTGTTTCGCAAGAAGGTATCGACCAGCAGATTGAGGCCatttccaacgaccagcatCCCAGCGTTAATTACACCGGACAGCAACAATCCAAACGACAAATAGGTAAAATACCCGGAAAACGCTTCCAAGAACGGAAAAGATACGATGATCAAGTTGACTCCAGGATCTGTTTTAACTGCGGGAAAAAAGGGCATATTAGTAAATCCCGCTGGTGTTTGGCAAGGGGTAAAGAATGTCGAAAGTGCCGCCGTTACGGTCATTTAGAGGAATGTTGTCGACAGAATACACAACCTAGGAACCAGAATCAG GTTCGGCTGGTTGAAGAAAATGTTGCGAAAGAAACTAATTCGAATCAACAACCCGGAAACTCAGAAACACCGGAAAAGGTATATTACGCATTTTATTCCGGGAATGAATCCAACGTGATTCCGTGCACGATCGGAGGCATTGACCTTGAGATGCTTGTCGATTCGGGGGCAGACGCAAACTTAATCAGCGATTCTGTGTGGCATTCGATGAAAGGTAAGCAAGTTAAAGTTAAATCCTCAACTAGAGGAAGCAACAAAATTTTACGATCATACGGAAGGGATGATCCTTTGATCATACTCGGATCATTCTGGGCCAACATTATAGTTGGAAACAAGAACATCGATGCTGAGTTCTTGGTCGTACAAGGAGGACAGAGATGTCTACTAGGAGACAAAACTGCTAAGGACCTAGGTGTTCTGAAAGTTGGGTTAGCAGTTAATCAGGTGGAGAGATCATTGCGTCCTTTCACCAAGATCAGCGGTGTACAGGCGAAAATTCGCATGAAATCGGATGCTGTCCCAGTTTTTCAACCAATGCGTCGCATCCCATTGCCCTTAGAAGCCGCCGTCAGCCGTAAGCTGGATGAATTGATTAAGAGAGATATTATCGAGGTGAAGGAAGGTCCAACAAGCTGGGTATCTCCGCTCGTTGTTGTTGGAAAAGCCAACGGCGAACCTAGACTTTGCCTAGACTTGCGTCGAGTCAATGAGAATATCATACGGGAACATCACCCTATGCCGGTGGTCGACGATTACTTGGCCCGTTTGGGTAGAGGCAAAATTTGGAGCAAATTAGACATCCGAGAAGCTTTCTTACAAATAGAACTAGCAGAAGATTCGAAGGACATAACAACGTTTATAACGTCGCGAGGATTATTCCGATTCAAACGCTTGTGCTTCGGTCTAGCAACGGCTCCCGAGTTATTCCAAAAGGCTATGGACGAAATCCTTTCCGGCTGTCCTGGAACACATTGGTACTTAGACGACGTTATTATTGAAGGTGTAGATTTGAAGGAGCACGACGAGCGCCTTGAAGAGGTACAGTAA
- the LOC129753550 gene encoding uncharacterized protein K02A2.6-like isoform X2 — protein MEDGRPIPPFRCNQIETGRLAKEWRSWKDALECYFAAYGIMDQQTMKAKLLHLGGPALQTVFKNLKDKDHVPMVCLVPRYYDAAIEKLDDFFEPQHQCTSERSKLRKMKQSPGERFADYIIRLKQQVTECGFDKYGSEIQGILTDIYLTDVVLEGCRSNEVRRRILMKDLAFAEIEALGVSQEGIDQQIEAISNDQHPSVNYTGQQQSKRQIGKIPGKRFQERKRYDDQVDSRICFNCGKKGHISKSRWCLARGKECRKCRRYGHLEECCRQNTQPRNQNQVRLVEENVAKETNSNQQPGNSETPEKVYYAFYSGNESNVIPCTIGGIDLEMLVDSGADANLISDSVWHSMKGKQVKVKSSTRGSNKILRSYGRDDPLIILGSFWANIIVGNKNIDAEFLVVQGGQRCLLGDKTAKDLGVLKVGLAVNQVERSLRPFTKISGVQAKIRMKSDAVPVFQPMRRIPLPLEAAVSRKLDELIKRDIIEVKEGPTSWVSPLVVVGKANGEPRLCLDLRRVNENIIREHHPMPVVDDYLARLGRGKIWSKLDIREAFLQIELAEDSKDITTFITSRGLFRFKRLCFGLATAPELFQKAMDEILSGCPGTHWYLDDVIIEGVDLKEHDERLEEVQ, from the exons ATGGAGGATGGAAGGCCAATCCCACCGTTCCGGTGCAACCAAATTGAAACCGGTAGATTGGCTAAGGAATGGCGTTCCTGGAAAGACGCTTTGGAATGCTACTTCGCTGCATATGGCATAATGGATCAGCAAACTATGAAGGCCAAGCTTTTGCACCTTGGGGGACCAGCACTTCAAACGGTCTTCAAAAATCTTAAGGACAAAGACCACGTACCGATGGTTTGCTTGGTGCCGAGATACTATGACGCTGCCATAGAGAAATTGGACGATTTCTTCGAGCCACAACACCAGTGCACTTCGGAGAGGAGCAAGCTCCGGAAGATGAAGCAAAGCCCGGGAGAAAGATTTGCTGATTACATTATCCGGTTGAAACAGCAAGTTACTGAATGTGGGTTTGATAAATATGGCAGCGAAATACAGGGTATCCTGACCGATATTTATCTAACGGATGTAGTCCTAGAAGGATGCAGGTCTAACGAAGTACGCAGACGAATTTTGATGAAGGATCTTGCTTTCGCGGAAATCGAAGCCCTGGGTGTTTCGCAAGAAGGTATCGACCAGCAGATTGAGGCCatttccaacgaccagcatCCCAGCGTTAATTACACCGGACAGCAACAATCCAAACGACAAATAGGTAAAATACCCGGAAAACGCTTCCAAGAACGGAAAAGATACGATGATCAAGTTGACTCCAGGATCTGTTTTAACTGCGGGAAAAAAGGGCATATTAGTAAATCCCGCTGGTGTTTGGCAAGGGGTAAAGAATGTCGAAAGTGCCGCCGTTACGGTCATTTAGAGGAATGTTGTCGACAGAATACACAACCTAGGAACCAGAATCAG GTTCGGCTGGTTGAAGAAAATGTTGCGAAAGAAACTAATTCGAATCAACAACCCGGAAACTCAGAAACACCGGAAAAGGTATATTACGCATTTTATTCCGGGAATGAATCCAACGTGATTCCGTGCACGATCGGAGGCATTGACCTTGAGATGCTTGTCGATTCGGGGGCAGACGCAAACTTAATCAGCGATTCTGTGTGGCATTCGATGAAAGGTAAGCAAGTTAAAGTTAAATCCTCAACTAGAGGAAGCAACAAAATTTTACGATCATACGGAAGGGATGATCCTTTGATCATACTCGGATCATTCTGGGCCAACATTATAGTTGGAAACAAGAACATCGATGCTGAGTTCTTGGTCGTACAAGGAGGACAGAGATGTCTACTAGGAGACAAAACTGCTAAGGACCTAGGTGTTCTGAAAGTTGGGTTAGCAGTTAATCAGGTGGAGAGATCATTGCGTCCTTTCACCAAGATCAGCGGTGTACAGGCGAAAATTCGCATGAAATCGGATGCTGTCCCAGTTTTTCAACCAATGCGTCGCATCCCATTGCCCTTAGAAGCCGCCGTCAGCCGTAAGCTGGATGAATTGATTAAGAGAGATATTATCGAGGTGAAGGAAGGTCCAACAAGCTGGGTATCTCCGCTCGTTGTTGTTGGAAAAGCCAACGGCGAACCTAGACTTTGCCTAGACTTGCGTCGAGTCAATGAGAATATCATACGGGAACATCACCCTATGCCGGTGGTCGACGATTACTTGGCCCGTTTGGGTAGAGGCAAAATTTGGAGCAAATTAGACATCCGAGAAGCTTTCTTACAAATAGAACTAGCAGAAGATTCGAAGGACATAACAACGTTTATAACGTCGCGAGGATTATTCCGATTCAAACGCTTGTGCTTCGGTCTAGCAACGGCTCCCGAGTTATTCCAAAAGGCTATGGACGAAATCCTTTCCGGCTGTCCTGGAACACATTGGTACTTAGACGACGTTATTATTGAAGGTGTAGATTTGAAGGAGCACGACGAGCGCCTTGAAGAGGTACAGTAA
- the LOC129753559 gene encoding dnaJ homolog subfamily C member 17-like → MVDVKKFSDTDLYGMLGVEIGASEQEIRKGYRKKALQCHPDKNPDNPRAAELFQELSKALEILIDVSARAAYDKLLNAKKAAQLRNQQLDSKRQKLKNDLEERERRAREELKHGYKVNKTPEEIFQEEFERLRKEGSKLVAEEQELMRQQLRQELSQQQKQQSSYDPSKHRIKIKWKAEKCDPENGGYSETVLQKFLSKYGDINVLVMSPKKTGSALVEFKTQEAAEMAVSYEQGRLDNPCSLEWIGDAPKNKHSRTGGSATITEKDYESLVLRQLRQAEERKRLIEQMMREDAEEEAGKS, encoded by the exons ATGGTGGACGTGAAAAAGTTCAGTGACACCGACCTGTACGGGATGCTGGGCGTCGAAATCGGCGCCAGCGAACAGGAAATCCGAAAGGGCTACCGCAAGAAGGCGCTTCAATGCCATCCGGATAAGAATCCCGATAATCCTCGGGCAGCCGAACTCTTCCAGGAACTGTCCAAGGCTTTGGAGATTCTGATCGATGTTTCGGCCCGAGCTGCCTATGATAAACTGTTGAACGCCAAGAAGGCTGCCCAGCTGAGGAACCAGCAGTTGGACAGCAAACGGCAGAAGCTAAAGAATGATCTGGAGGAAAGGGAACGACGGGCCCGGGAAGAACTTAAGCATGG atacaaagtaaacaaaacgcCGGAAGAAATATTCCAGGAAGAATTCGAACGACTTCGCAAAGAAGGTTCAAAGCTTGTGGCTGAGGAACAGGAATTGATGAGGCAACAACTTCGCCAAGAACTAAGCCAGCAACAGAAACAGCAATCGAGCTACGATCCCTCAAAACATCGGATCAAGATCAAGTGGAAGGCAGAAAAATGTGACCCCGAAAACGGTGGCTATTCGGAAACCGTCTTGCAAAAATTTCTCTCCAAGTATGGTGACATCAATGTTCTGGTGATGAGTCCCAAAAAAACGGGTAGCGCCCTGGTCGAGTTCAAAACACAAGAAGCAGCCGAGATGGCAGTGAGCTATGAACAGGGTCGGCTGGACAATCCCTGCTCGCTGGAATGGATCGGAGATGCCCCAAAGAATAAACACTCTCGGACAGGAGGTTCCGCTACAATTACCGAGAAAGATTACGAGAGCTTAGTGCTGCGACAGCTTCGACAAGCCGAAGAACGAAAACGCCTGATCGAGCAGATGATGCGGGAAGACGCCGAAGAAGAAGCGGGGAAGTCGTAG
- the LOC129753549 gene encoding conserved oligomeric Golgi complex subunit 2-like, protein MSNGRDLFCLPAGPADLCFDKNEFMKKTFSVDEFLYENRNAGSLEIIRDDLGIYLKVLRSAMIELINQDYADFVDLSANLIGLDQQIGGIVSPLEKLKEEILVVKQALEGTMGGISECLEQKKDLRKYKKSLQSLAKAQGALVKLDSLLKPSEGKEQEINPVLLERAALESIQLQFNIKFCNEFLNQEQMQLSKELKNSLLEQIKDYFLKTLEKKDVDGLERCLRIYCTLDECRTAEDVFKQEIVAPYMAKVISESSLQNSVQGLTGIYNQILDFISMNMKNLLALTKKNGKVKGYDFVTNSFWTEVERRMETNMSSIFAPGNPDSFYQKYKCTLEFLERIELIIEDPAEVTAFKAHAQYKSFQVRWNLPVYFQIRFQEIGSNMEKACSKGLDAHKFTAQQISASQFNLLQFSIALTCISNCWQEGIYLPQLFHRFLKLTLQVLSRATTWIDTAMTYEAPADLQEPFYRIKLLATLYSDITNFSRKVPQIVNLIAEKAPPILELTTTTLDEIFFDNRSLLTTKLNRLQTLIVQELLQSSTPAIRQVSDIPRLYRKTNREVPSKCCQYVEQMLLPSRTFEERFASMVGDDRLKEFLANVYGGLTETYLQAIEEVLTSVQKTEESLRRLKNLRAQTTGTASTTSNNSSSAGTTMTDDDKIRLQLQVDVVHFVQEIERIGLARGEIDKLDQLVQLIEEATKIRIGTNYAGV, encoded by the exons ATGTCGAACGGACGGGATCTGTTCTGTTTACCGGCCGGCCCTGCCGATCTATGCTTCGACAAGAACGAGTTCATGAAG AAAACCTTTTCGGTGGATGAGTTCTTGTACGAGAATCGTAATGCTGGTAGTTTGGAGATCATCCGAGACGATTTGGGCATATACCTCAAAGTGCTCCGATCGGCTATGATAGAGTTGATAAACCAGGACTACGCAGATTTCGTGGACCTATCGGCAAATTTGATTGGACTGGATCAACAGATCGGTGGTATCGTTAGTCCGttggaaaaattgaaggaaGAAATTCTGGTCGTCAAACAAGCACTCGAAGGAACCATGGGTGGAATCAGCGAATGTTTGGAGCAGAAAAAGGACTTGAGGAAGTACAAGAAAAGCCTTCAAAGTTTGGCTAAGGCCCAGGGAGCTTTAGTAAAGCTTGATAGTTTACTTAAGCCAAGCGAAGGGAAGGAACAAGAGATCAATCCGGTATTGTTGGAGAGGGCTGCTTTGGAGTCGATCCAGCTACAATTCAATATCAAGTTTTGTAACGAATTTCTGAATCAGGAACAAATGCAACTTTCAAAGGAACTCAAAAACAGTTTACTTGAACAGATTAAGGACTACTTTCTAAAAACTTTGGAGAAGAAAGACGTTGACGGTCTTGAACGATGCCTTAGAATTTATTGTACTCTGGACGAATGTCGAACCGCAGAGGATGTGTTCAAACAGGAAATAGTCGCACCGTATATGGCAAAAGTTATCTCCGAAAGCAGCTTACAAAATTCCGTACAAGGTTTAACCGGTATCTACAATCAGATTCTGGATTTCATTTCgatgaacatgaaaaacctTTTGGCGCTAACGAAAAAGAATGGCAAAGTCAAGGGATACGATTTTGTCACCAACAGTTTCTGGACCGAGGTAGAGCGCCGAATGGAGACGAATATGTCGTCGATATTTGCTCCGGGCAATCCTGATTCGTTCTACCAGAAATACAAATGCACCCTGGAGTTCCTCGAACGAATAGAACTAATTATTGAGGACCCCGCGGAAGTAACGGCTTTTAAAGCGCATGCACAATACAAAAGTTTCCAAGTACGATGGAATCTGCCGGTTTACTTTCAAATTAGGTTTCAAGAGATTGGATCCAACATGGAGAAAGCATGTAGCAAAGGACTGGATGCCCACAAATTTACAGCTCAACAAATCAGCGCTAGCCAGTTTAATTTACTCCAATTTTCAATAGCTTTGACCTGCATCTCAAACTGTTGGCAGGAAGGCATTTATCTACCGCAACTATTCCATCGCTTTCTGAAGCTAACGCTGCAAGTATTATCCCGAGCTACTACCTGGATCGATACGGCAATGACATACGAAGCGCCAGCCGACCTGCAGGAACCATTCTATAGAATCAAACTTCTTGCCACCTTGTACTCCGATATAACCAACTTCTCCcgaaaagttcctcaaattGTCAACCTTATAGCGGAGAAAGCACCACCCATACTGGAACTCACAACGACTACCTTGGATGAAATCTTCTTCGACAACCGATCCCTGCTGACGACTAAACTGAACCGGTTGCAAACGTTAATCGTCCAAGAACTGCTTCAGTCGAGCACGCCGGCCATCCGGCAGGTTAGCGATATTCCCCGGTTGTATCGAAAAACTAATAGGGAGGTGCCCAGCAAATGCTGTCAGTACGTGGAACAGATGTTGCTGCCTAGTCGAACCTTTGAGGAACGGTTCGCTTCGATGGTTGGCGACGATAGGTTGAAAGAATTTCTGGCTAATGTGTACGGAGGTTTGACTGAAAC CTACCTCCAGGCGATCGAAGAAGTTCTAACGTCCGTCCAGAAAACGGAAGAATCGCTGCGCCGCTTGAAAAATCTTCGGGCACAAACAACTGGCACTGCGTCAACCAcaagcaacaacagcagcagcgccGGAACAACGATGACCGATGACGACAAAATTCGGCTGCAACTTCAGGTGGATGTGGTTCACTTCGTCCAGGAAATCGAGCGAATCGGTTTGGCCCGCGGTGAAATCGACAAACTGGACCAACTGGTCCAGCTGATTGAAGAGGCAACCAAGATCCGAATAGGAACCAATTATGCCGGGGTTTAG
- the LOC129753564 gene encoding proteasome assembly chaperone 2-like, giving the protein MFKLFRSESVSGFSFVVPSVSVGNVAQLAVDLLIETLKLSKVGLLWHPALIPVAGPAAYAHDSDKITTTAELFASDEHKLLVLQLRAPLVGSLTADFLTSLSDFVESQKLGDVFILSSSFAHENQQIGSRFKYVATEAFLSKRQEALTQLKWPQLEGSVIHGGGFAMKLQQLLVARNQSGLVLFSYVSEGDNTTDAVNLVSLLDQIREPVLLPRDDEQKIKIAVPSSWKHLFGNSAPVNVY; this is encoded by the coding sequence ATGTTCAAGCTGTTCCGAAGTGAAAGCGTTTCCGGTTTCTCGTTCGTGGTACCCAGTGTCAGCGTCGGAAATGTGGCCCAACTGGCGGTGGATTTACTCATCGAAACGCTCAAACTTTCGAAAGTGGGTCTTCTGTGGCATCCAGCTTTGATTCCGGTTGCCGGTCCAGCCGCGTACGCTCACGATTCGGATAAAATTACCACCACTGCCGAACTGTTTGCATCCGACGAGCATAAGTTGTTGGTTCTTCAATTGCGAGCCCCTCTCGTCGGTTCCTTGACGGCGGATTTCCTTACCAGTTTGTCGGACTTTGTAGAGAGTCAAAAACTCGGAGATGTTTTCATACTATCCAGTAGCTTCGCCCACGAAAACCAGCAAATCGGTTCCCGGTTTAAGTACGTGGCCACGGAAGCATTCCTTTCTAAGCGACAAGAGGCCCTAACTCAATTGAAGTGGCCACAGTTGGAAGGAAGTGTTATTCACGGGGGAGGATTTGCTATGAAGTTGCAGCAACTGTTGGTCGCACGTAATCAATCCGGATTGGTGCTTTTTAGTTATGTTTCCGAAGGGGACAACACTACAGATGCCGTTAATTTGGTATCGTTGTTGGATCAGATCAGAGAACCGGTGCTGCTACCGAGAGATGACGAACAGAAGATTAAGATTGCGGTTCCCAGCTCTTGGAAGCATCTGTTTGGAAACTCAGCTCCTGTGAACGTttattga